In the genome of Nocardioides seonyuensis, one region contains:
- a CDS encoding DUF6767 domain-containing protein — translation MAGREPRHHHAVPKCPVRPGDACSLCVPGATGPKDCQLVVLVMSDPDLREQLAELRREAAAEAAARAAR, via the coding sequence GTGGCGGGTCGCGAGCCTCGACACCACCACGCCGTACCGAAGTGCCCGGTGCGTCCTGGTGACGCATGCTCGCTCTGCGTCCCAGGTGCCACCGGTCCCAAGGACTGCCAGCTCGTGGTCCTGGTGATGTCGGATCCCGACCTGCGCGAGCAGCTCGCCGAGCTGCGGCGGGAGGCCGCTGCCGAGGCCGCCGCTCGGGCTGCGCGCTGA
- a CDS encoding helix-turn-helix transcriptional regulator produces MTAQNVAEVLGLKPKTLTNWRHLRQGPRPTYMGSRVAYRRVDVQQWIDDQAAGTAASEGWS; encoded by the coding sequence ATGACCGCTCAGAACGTCGCCGAAGTCCTCGGCCTGAAGCCCAAAACCCTCACCAACTGGCGCCACCTGCGCCAAGGACCGCGACCGACCTACATGGGCTCGCGCGTTGCCTACCGCCGCGTGGATGTCCAGCAGTGGATCGACGACCAGGCGGCGGGCACTGCCGCATCGGAGGGGTGGTCCTGA
- a CDS encoding site-specific integrase, with protein sequence MEEYRSTEQIRAVLSQMFDLAVRRGALVANPMNLVAPSRRDPHEVEALTLTQAQHLCTIVDPDFRRIPGRRKPSPDLSEIVAFALGTAARCGEILAVRWMDLALDGPNPTVAICGTLLEPRPPHVPVLIRQPWPKGKKPRRLVLPEPVVEMLRLRHQRITAKRGTPPHPSETVFATAKGTLRQPSNLRTTLRTAVADIPELKGTTPHTLRRTVATLLAHEINSDVAGAQLGHKGALDAPTTITDRHYVASRNCAPDCREVLDLFFEPWPGEDEGDGLAAVLAFPAS encoded by the coding sequence TTGGAGGAGTACCGGTCCACCGAGCAGATCCGTGCTGTCCTTTCACAGATGTTCGACCTTGCAGTACGCCGCGGCGCACTGGTGGCGAACCCGATGAACCTGGTGGCCCCCTCACGTCGCGACCCTCACGAGGTTGAGGCACTGACCCTCACGCAGGCGCAGCATCTCTGCACCATCGTCGACCCGGACTTCCGTCGCATCCCCGGCCGTCGTAAGCCCTCCCCTGACCTTTCAGAGATCGTGGCCTTCGCGCTCGGCACGGCGGCACGTTGCGGCGAGATCCTCGCGGTGCGCTGGATGGACCTCGCGCTAGACGGCCCAAACCCAACCGTGGCGATCTGCGGCACCCTGCTGGAGCCTCGACCGCCACACGTGCCAGTCCTGATTCGACAGCCGTGGCCGAAGGGCAAGAAGCCACGACGGCTCGTCCTTCCAGAGCCCGTGGTCGAGATGCTGCGGTTGCGCCACCAGCGCATCACCGCGAAGCGAGGGACACCACCCCATCCGTCGGAGACGGTCTTCGCCACCGCCAAGGGCACGCTGCGCCAGCCATCGAACCTGCGCACCACGCTCAGGACCGCTGTCGCGGACATCCCGGAACTCAAGGGCACAACGCCGCACACCCTGCGGCGCACGGTGGCGACGCTGCTCGCCCACGAGATCAACTCCGACGTTGCAGGAGCGCAACTGGGTCACAAGGGAGCCCTTGACGCCCCGACGACGATCACTGACCGGCACTACGTCGCCTCACGTAACTGCGCACCGGACTGCCGCGAGGTCCTGGACCTCTTCTTCGAGCCGTGGCCGGGCGAAGACGAGGGAGACGGACTGGCGGCCGTACTCGCCTTCCCGGCCTCCTGA